A window of the Rhizobium brockwellii genome harbors these coding sequences:
- a CDS encoding CHAT domain-containing protein has translation MTLFRILLVAVLGASALVWSIITASAMEGMTIGPEHSSVKEIIQTDYATSAQLDDAVVVLGRLISMNEVPPGKKSPQVGVLLCDIGEAAFKQANYLSGAQKTDKLKRAAAALVAGADMLKPYQGEHDGFIIQRARAYRFAGMAYLALGDKKSAEASLRNGLAIHWKRFNDNAYQLQFFPTLFDAVDGADAKRKVAEAEIKIARNVYNVPTGDGHASLEGPLRRLRIAETDGNPLIATFAAARARASELASGGDEKGAYAELASAFNAAKSVSDQKLFIGRMKPSPFFIYDDPDAGKSVGWDQYQEAPNMVPYDHVATRFFVDRNLMPFIAEGRNNLMTLLGQWEGIYDTGDKAKAAYFCRLIPWSYNGYESADGYDRVYGGIPPFCANSVQWAAWMRSQGDIGQGLRYLEMGIELLPAAAGQSQEGKKFLVESLREMSTFESYYGSPDSFLSAYERLSDIDADPPAELAFYASIIRDDPIGFEAALKTLGARIPKPGEEEDGPGPVSKLPVIGPKVAQAICAQQPRELPAVVRVSFCTEEKSVDVETLRAELKSTPNIAQSIQSQPFFAVPDWRLLKLLDEPEYKQVRPWAKMVFAPGESTAFEDRKLSSRERKFLEKPRDYETYIQQMPVNARRDDRFSKDFDAAFLSTALLEAGKIDMARSWAGPAIERYQSASAPQTIFSAWLSEAYEEQTYLDGWRWLILEKPLLANTAFSKHIPQKLSYSRRGGGQEAQSSLDWERVIGAYHGRIIANERLHDRPAAREDAKALVSYIRFVLGLQSFSRNETREVIVRIARPALTEALDVLVDGTDLSPDDLEAMFQIIQMMKPSGTGATIARLAGRLSAVSPALANLAKEREELRQQWLTMSPEQQDDRKALAAKVDELDVELAKQFPRYVEIAGTVAVPAAQVAQELTEKEALIAFLNTGENYLVMAVTSTKATVIKTAMSSEDVDGLVRDLRRGLELRGGRLPAFRSEAAYQLYRQLFEPIEAQWSKPPEHLILVPDGALESIPFAVLLTAEMQRDDFVNGKWFSDRYVVTRVPSVASLTMLRAGANAKAGDRPFLGIGDPTLDGDPDTERGSVDAMKIATLRGGANVSDIRALPRLPETADELRALQKTFNASDDSLLLGQNATETVLKAEDLTRFQTLAFATHGLLAGEISGLQEAGLIMTPPAAATAIDDGYLSASDIAALNLNADVVLLSACNTAAPEQVGAEGLSGLAKAFFFAGARNLVVSHWAVDSMATAALTTQMFENRAKAADKSYASALGDAMRDLRAVDAGRFAHPLYWGPFEVVGSDM, from the coding sequence ATGACCCTTTTCCGTATCTTGCTTGTCGCGGTTCTGGGCGCATCCGCTCTGGTCTGGAGCATTATCACTGCCTCGGCCATGGAAGGCATGACGATCGGGCCTGAGCACTCGTCTGTAAAAGAGATCATCCAAACCGACTATGCGACGTCAGCCCAGCTTGACGACGCCGTAGTCGTCCTCGGTCGACTGATTTCGATGAACGAAGTCCCGCCTGGCAAGAAGAGCCCTCAGGTTGGTGTGCTGCTCTGTGACATCGGGGAAGCCGCCTTCAAGCAGGCGAACTATCTGAGCGGAGCGCAGAAGACCGACAAGCTCAAGCGGGCTGCCGCGGCCCTTGTCGCAGGTGCGGATATGCTGAAGCCTTACCAGGGGGAACACGACGGCTTCATCATCCAGCGGGCCCGCGCATATAGGTTCGCGGGCATGGCGTACCTTGCGCTCGGTGACAAGAAGAGTGCCGAAGCCTCACTCCGGAATGGTTTGGCCATCCATTGGAAACGGTTCAACGACAACGCCTATCAGCTTCAGTTCTTTCCGACGCTGTTCGATGCCGTTGATGGAGCCGATGCAAAGCGGAAGGTTGCTGAGGCGGAAATCAAGATCGCGAGGAACGTCTACAACGTGCCGACAGGGGATGGCCACGCAAGTCTCGAAGGTCCGCTCAGGCGCTTGAGGATCGCTGAGACCGATGGGAACCCGCTCATAGCAACGTTCGCGGCTGCACGTGCCAGGGCATCTGAACTTGCGTCCGGGGGCGACGAGAAAGGTGCTTACGCCGAACTCGCTTCGGCGTTTAATGCGGCGAAAAGTGTGAGCGATCAGAAGCTTTTCATAGGTCGAATGAAGCCCTCACCGTTCTTCATATACGACGACCCAGATGCCGGGAAATCCGTCGGTTGGGATCAATATCAAGAGGCCCCGAACATGGTACCCTACGACCATGTGGCAACAAGGTTCTTTGTTGACCGCAACCTTATGCCGTTCATTGCCGAGGGACGTAATAATCTCATGACCCTCCTGGGGCAATGGGAAGGGATTTACGACACCGGCGACAAGGCAAAAGCGGCCTACTTCTGCAGGCTCATTCCCTGGAGCTACAACGGATATGAGAGCGCAGACGGTTACGATAGGGTTTATGGCGGGATACCTCCATTCTGCGCGAATTCGGTGCAGTGGGCCGCCTGGATGAGGTCGCAAGGCGACATCGGGCAGGGTCTTCGCTATCTTGAAATGGGCATCGAGCTTCTTCCAGCGGCTGCCGGACAGTCTCAAGAAGGGAAGAAGTTCCTTGTCGAGAGCTTGCGCGAAATGTCGACGTTCGAATCATACTACGGGTCGCCCGATAGTTTCCTGTCCGCCTACGAGAGGCTCTCGGATATCGATGCCGATCCGCCTGCAGAACTGGCCTTCTACGCCTCGATAATTCGCGACGACCCAATAGGATTTGAGGCGGCACTTAAAACGTTGGGCGCAAGAATTCCGAAACCAGGCGAGGAAGAAGATGGCCCCGGCCCGGTTTCAAAACTGCCCGTGATTGGTCCGAAGGTCGCTCAGGCCATATGTGCGCAGCAACCGAGGGAATTGCCAGCCGTTGTACGTGTTTCATTCTGCACTGAAGAAAAGTCAGTTGACGTCGAAACTCTCCGCGCTGAGCTCAAATCAACGCCAAATATCGCACAGTCCATTCAGAGCCAACCTTTTTTCGCGGTGCCTGACTGGAGGCTTCTAAAGCTGCTGGACGAACCCGAATACAAACAAGTCCGCCCATGGGCGAAAATGGTCTTCGCACCCGGAGAAAGCACCGCTTTCGAAGACAGAAAGCTCTCGAGCCGAGAACGGAAATTCCTCGAAAAGCCGCGGGACTACGAAACCTATATTCAGCAGATGCCAGTAAACGCCCGGCGCGATGATCGATTCTCGAAGGATTTCGACGCAGCATTTCTTTCGACTGCGCTTTTGGAGGCAGGCAAAATCGATATGGCCAGATCGTGGGCTGGGCCTGCGATCGAGCGTTATCAGTCAGCCAGCGCGCCTCAGACGATTTTCAGCGCCTGGCTCTCAGAAGCTTACGAGGAACAGACGTACCTGGATGGATGGCGGTGGCTGATACTTGAGAAACCGCTTTTGGCCAACACGGCCTTCAGCAAACACATCCCGCAAAAGCTGTCTTACAGCAGACGAGGTGGGGGCCAGGAAGCGCAATCGAGCCTCGATTGGGAAAGGGTAATCGGTGCTTATCACGGACGCATCATCGCAAACGAAAGACTTCACGACCGCCCGGCTGCTCGCGAGGACGCAAAGGCCTTGGTTTCCTACATCCGCTTTGTCCTTGGCCTTCAGAGCTTTTCGCGCAACGAAACCAGGGAAGTGATCGTCCGCATTGCCCGCCCGGCTCTGACCGAGGCTCTGGACGTTCTCGTCGATGGAACCGATCTTTCTCCCGACGATCTGGAAGCCATGTTCCAGATCATTCAGATGATGAAGCCGAGCGGAACGGGCGCGACGATAGCGCGCCTTGCGGGCAGGCTTTCGGCTGTATCGCCGGCCCTCGCGAACCTTGCCAAAGAACGCGAGGAACTGCGCCAGCAATGGCTGACAATGTCTCCGGAACAGCAAGACGACCGAAAGGCTCTGGCCGCCAAAGTCGATGAACTCGACGTCGAACTCGCGAAGCAGTTTCCCCGATACGTCGAAATCGCGGGCACGGTAGCCGTGCCCGCCGCGCAGGTTGCGCAGGAGTTAACCGAGAAAGAGGCGCTGATCGCGTTCCTGAACACGGGCGAGAACTATCTGGTTATGGCCGTGACTTCGACCAAGGCGACCGTGATTAAGACCGCTATGTCTTCCGAGGACGTCGATGGCCTGGTCCGCGACCTTCGGCGTGGCCTTGAGCTTCGTGGTGGACGTCTTCCGGCTTTCCGCAGCGAAGCTGCCTACCAGCTGTATCGACAGCTCTTCGAGCCGATCGAGGCGCAATGGTCGAAGCCGCCCGAGCATCTCATCCTCGTCCCCGACGGCGCGCTCGAAAGCATACCGTTTGCGGTGTTGCTGACTGCCGAAATGCAGCGCGACGACTTCGTCAATGGGAAGTGGTTTTCGGACAGATATGTCGTGACCCGAGTCCCGTCTGTTGCGTCCCTGACGATGCTCAGGGCGGGCGCGAACGCGAAGGCAGGTGACCGGCCATTCCTGGGAATCGGCGACCCGACGCTTGACGGCGATCCCGACACCGAACGCGGCAGCGTGGATGCGATGAAAATCGCTACCTTGAGGGGCGGGGCAAACGTCAGCGACATCCGTGCCCTACCGCGTCTTCCGGAGACGGCCGATGAATTGCGTGCGCTCCAGAAGACCTTCAACGCATCCGATGATTCACTGCTGCTCGGGCAGAATGCAACGGAGACGGTGCTCAAGGCAGAAGACCTTACCCGTTTCCAGACATTGGCATTCGCGACGCACGGCCTGCTCGCGGGCGAAATTAGCGGCCTTCAGGAGGCAGGCCTCATCATGACGCCTCCCGCCGCCGCGACGGCGATCGATGACGGATATCTTTCGGCCAGCGATATCGCGGCATTGAACCTGAACGCTGATGTCGTTCTTCTTTCCGCCTGCAACACCGCCGCGCCGGAGCAGGTGGGTGCCGAGGGACTGTCGGGACTTGCGAAGGCGTTTTTTTTCGCCGGAGCCCGTAACCTTGTCGTCTCGCATTGGGCGGTCGACTCCATGGCCACGGCGGCGCTTACCACCCAAATGTTCGAAAATAGAGCCAAAGCCGCGGACAAATCGTATGCGTCCGCTCTTGGCGATGCGATGCGCGACCTGAGGGCGGTCGACGCGGGACGATTCGCCCACCCGCTATATTGGGGTCCGTTCGAGGTCGTGGGGTCGGATATGTGA
- a CDS encoding CHASE2 domain-containing protein, whose amino-acid sequence MAMRLRRRYKLLSTILLLFAVFAVLVPVRLKNVVEGITENPSLDAIHAIAEGLGLLPSPRIPVTLVRIDDPSFAEWHRPFPFSKSLIAGLVDTARKEKPAAILVDLDISAATSQADAEALENLLAEWSEHDPPLLFPKELSIGEDGKTRPLGQISFDRHFTDGKPLYWVNVLFEQQDDLKIRNWNLWELPEGSCRALLAPQLLHFAYNKGGAKTVRLAEDYLGAREGIDCPKRQFSEIPEWLLTLEKSAPIQFSFPRSNTAISPTTIPESGAPALVQLSAFPFAERPVAASALKGRFVIIGNSYADNGDFHDTPIGEMEGMRIIANAVANSPNVIEANSPCKTTAVIVCSMLVGGVVTLLTMALKPLIAGPMSLGFGIAIYIVCNIHWGPVAAHSVTQNGIVIWVLAIAFESLESICRGIFIDGRGWRSFLNG is encoded by the coding sequence ATGGCGATGAGATTACGGAGACGTTACAAACTTTTATCTACGATATTGTTGCTGTTTGCCGTTTTTGCGGTTTTGGTGCCAGTGCGGTTGAAGAACGTCGTCGAAGGAATAACAGAAAATCCTTCCCTGGATGCCATTCATGCAATCGCCGAAGGTCTCGGCCTCCTGCCATCCCCTCGTATTCCTGTCACTCTGGTACGCATCGACGACCCTAGCTTTGCCGAATGGCATCGGCCATTTCCCTTCAGTAAATCTTTAATCGCGGGGTTGGTGGACACAGCAAGGAAGGAGAAGCCTGCCGCGATACTGGTCGACTTGGACATTTCGGCCGCAACCTCCCAAGCAGACGCCGAAGCGCTGGAAAATCTGCTAGCCGAATGGAGTGAACACGATCCTCCGCTGTTGTTTCCGAAAGAACTTTCCATAGGCGAGGACGGTAAAACCCGGCCCCTCGGGCAGATTTCATTCGACAGACATTTCACGGACGGCAAGCCTCTTTATTGGGTCAATGTTCTCTTTGAACAGCAGGACGATCTCAAAATAAGAAATTGGAATCTGTGGGAACTTCCCGAAGGCAGTTGCAGGGCATTGCTTGCGCCTCAGCTTCTTCACTTTGCCTACAATAAGGGCGGTGCCAAGACCGTGCGACTGGCGGAGGACTACCTCGGCGCTCGCGAAGGCATCGATTGCCCAAAGCGCCAATTCTCCGAGATACCGGAATGGCTTCTCACGCTGGAGAAAAGCGCACCGATCCAGTTTTCCTTTCCCCGGAGCAACACAGCGATATCACCGACGACGATTCCGGAGAGTGGCGCTCCCGCCCTCGTGCAGCTATCGGCCTTTCCATTCGCCGAACGGCCCGTAGCAGCAAGCGCGCTGAAAGGCCGTTTCGTCATAATTGGAAACAGCTACGCCGATAACGGCGACTTTCACGACACGCCGATCGGAGAAATGGAGGGCATGCGCATTATAGCGAATGCGGTTGCCAATTCACCGAACGTGATCGAAGCCAACTCCCCATGCAAAACCACAGCTGTAATTGTTTGCAGCATGCTCGTGGGAGGTGTCGTGACACTCCTGACAATGGCGCTGAAGCCGTTGATTGCGGGACCCATGTCGCTGGGGTTTGGCATCGCAATCTACATCGTGTGCAACATTCATTGGGGTCCGGTGGCGGCTCACTCGGTGACCCAGAACGGTATCGTGATCTGGGTACTGGCGATCGCGTTTGAATCGCTGGAGTCGATCTGCAGGGGAATTTTCATAGACGGGCGTGGATGGAGATCATTTCTCAACGGCTGA
- a CDS encoding GNAT family N-acetyltransferase has protein sequence MATIDNEEAMFETLDPVPSEIATAISDGLNAFNESAGIRREAFAIVWRENGGLIAGITASVSFSVLFIGNLWVAKSLRQGGIGTKLMAAAEEEGRRRAAVAACVDTLSTQAPDFYPKLGYVEFGRVSGHAGGRPVDRIWFRKEFYAAS, from the coding sequence ATGGCGACCATCGACAACGAGGAAGCAATGTTCGAAACGCTCGATCCCGTCCCGTCCGAGATCGCCACCGCGATTTCCGACGGCCTGAACGCCTTCAACGAGAGCGCTGGGATCAGACGCGAGGCTTTTGCCATCGTTTGGCGAGAGAACGGAGGGCTTATCGCCGGAATAACGGCGTCCGTTTCCTTCTCGGTTCTTTTCATCGGTAATCTGTGGGTCGCAAAATCGCTGCGGCAGGGCGGCATCGGCACGAAATTGATGGCGGCGGCCGAAGAAGAGGGGCGCCGCCGCGCCGCGGTCGCGGCCTGCGTCGACACGCTCTCGACCCAGGCCCCGGATTTTTACCCGAAGCTCGGATATGTCGAATTCGGCAGGGTCAGCGGGCATGCGGGAGGCCGGCCCGTTGACCGGATCTGGTTCCGCAAGGAATTTTACGCCGCAAGTTGA